Proteins encoded together in one Lathyrus oleraceus cultivar Zhongwan6 chromosome 5, CAAS_Psat_ZW6_1.0, whole genome shotgun sequence window:
- the LOC127082447 gene encoding protein LAZ1 homolog 1: protein MGLLNVLCSCIFLFTVVESTSRSGSMWPGIGGESTGTVSWTVFSASIFVLVALVLSMYLIFEHLAAYNQPEEQKFLIGLILMVPVYSLESFLSLLDSSAAFNCAIIRDCYEAFALYCFERYLIACLGGEEKTIQFMESMSVTDSSTPLLKDAYAYGVVEHPFPLNFVLRGWYLGPDFYQSVKIGIVQYMILKMICAMLAVILQSFGVYGEGKFEWRYGYPYLASILNFSQTWALYCLVQLYSVIKDKLEPIKPLAKFLTFKSIVFLTWWQGVAVAFLFSMGAFKGSLAQELKTRIQDYIICIEMGVAAVVHLYVFPAVPYKRGERCVRNAAVMADYASLGTPPDPAEVRDCERSTRVRFGRHDEKDKKPMKFTHSVCDVVLGSGEIIVDDMKFTVSHVVEPVERGISKINKTIHQISENVKRHDEERKRNTKVKDDCDLVPLHSWRTEFSDVHDKLVEGSVSDSGLTNGKRHIQSKGSASRMRR from the exons GGAGTCTACAGGAACTGTTAGCTGGACAGTCTTCAGTGCAAGTATATTTGTGCTTGTTGCCCTTGTCCTCTCCATGTACCTAATATTTGAGCATTTAGCTGCCTATAATCAGCCCGAG GAACAGAAGTTTTTGATTGGTCTCATTTTAATGGTTCCTGTCTATTCATTGGAATCG TTTTTGTCACTATTGGATTCCAGTGCGGCATTTAATTGTGCAATCATCCGGGACTGCTATGAGGCTTTTGCATTATATTGCTTTGAAAGATACCTGATAGCTTGCCTAG GTGGTGAGGAGAAGACAATTCAATTTATGGAAAGTATGAGCGTAACAGACTCCAGCACTCCTCTCCTGAAAGATGCATATGCATATGGAGTTGTAGAACATCCATTTCCTTTAAATTTCGTCTTAAGAGGCTGGTATCTTGGCCCTGACTTCTATCAATCTGTGAAAATTGGCATCGTACAATAT ATGATACTGAAAATGATCTGTGCAATGCTGGCAGTGATCCTCCAGTCTTTTGGGGTTTATGGAGAGGGGAAGTTTGAATGGAGATATGG GTATCCCTACTTGGCAAGTATTCTTAATTTTAGTCAGACTTGGGCCCTGTATTGCCTTGTACAACTCTATTCTGTCATTAAAGATAAACTGGAGCCAATCAAACCATTAGCCAAGTTTTTAACATTTAAGTCAATAGTCTTTCTAACGTGGTGGCAAGGAGTGGCTGTCGCATTTCTTTTTTCTATGGGAGCATTTAAGGGGTCACTTGCTCAAGAGCTGAAAACCCGTATACAAGACTATATCATCTGTATAGAG ATGGGCGTTGCTGCTGTTGTGCATCTTTATGTCTTCCCTGCAGTACCTTACAAAAGAGGAGAGAGGTGTGTCCGCAATGCAGCGGTGATGGCTGATTATGCGTCACTAGGGACACCTCCTGATCCCGCAGAGGTTCGTGACTGTGAGCGCTCAACTAGAGTGCGGTTTGGTCGCCATGACGAGAAAGATAAGAAACCTATGAAGTTTACACATAGCGTTTGTGATGTGGTTCTTGGAAGTGGTGAAATT ATTGTTGATGACATGAAATTTACAGTTTCTCATGTGGTAGAACCTGTTGAAAGGGGCATTTCAAAGATAAACAAAACCATTCATCAGATATCAGAAAATGTAAAACGACATGATGAAGAGCGGAAGAGAAACACCAAGGTCAAGGATGATTGTGACCTCGTTCCCCTGCATTCATGGAGAACAGAATTTTCTGATGTTCATGACAAACTTGTGGAAGGAAGTGTCAGTGATAGTGGTTTGACCAACGGAAAGAGACATATCCAATCCAAGGGGTCAGCCTCCAGGATGAGAAGATAG